One window from the genome of Jiangella alba encodes:
- a CDS encoding FUSC family protein, producing the protein MSGPPDPPSSPRRDEALDALALRSKESAGTRLRRVRLTALPIVQSALGAALAWWLATIPPIDHAQPFFAPISALIILGGGLGQRLPRVLELVGGVAVGVLVGDLLVSWIGGGVVQLAVVVALAMVLALLVTGGPLIVTQAGASAVLVVALAPADPTGLNLDRFVDALVGCGVGLAISVLLLPLNPVSAARRQIDPLLTTVAEVMESAAQALAGHDRGAAAQALERARDTQADVDAMHSALEGANEVARIAPVRWQKRGHLAAYLDVATPLDHMTRNTRVLVRHVISLLQRDEPVPRVLPQSLRALAGAVRLLRIDLERGDEPREARVSAVESARMATEALDHTGGFAGQIVIAQVRSLAVDVLLATGLGRDEVQELLPGLPEGPVSYG; encoded by the coding sequence GTGTCCGGACCGCCCGACCCCCCGTCGTCGCCGCGGCGCGACGAAGCGCTGGACGCGCTGGCGCTGCGGTCCAAGGAGAGCGCGGGCACCCGGCTGCGACGGGTCCGGCTCACCGCGCTGCCGATCGTCCAGTCGGCGCTCGGCGCGGCGCTGGCGTGGTGGCTGGCGACGATCCCGCCGATCGACCACGCGCAGCCGTTCTTCGCGCCGATCTCCGCACTGATCATCCTCGGCGGCGGGCTCGGGCAGCGGCTGCCGCGGGTGCTGGAGCTGGTCGGCGGTGTCGCGGTCGGCGTGCTGGTCGGCGACCTGCTGGTGTCGTGGATCGGCGGCGGCGTGGTGCAGCTGGCCGTCGTCGTCGCGCTGGCGATGGTGCTGGCGCTGCTGGTCACCGGCGGCCCGCTGATCGTCACCCAGGCCGGCGCGTCCGCCGTCCTCGTCGTCGCGCTGGCCCCGGCCGACCCCACCGGCCTCAATCTCGACCGTTTCGTCGACGCTCTCGTCGGCTGCGGCGTCGGGCTGGCGATCAGCGTCCTGCTGCTGCCGCTGAACCCCGTCTCGGCGGCGCGGCGGCAGATCGACCCGCTGCTCACCACCGTCGCCGAGGTCATGGAGTCCGCGGCCCAGGCGCTGGCCGGGCACGACCGCGGCGCTGCGGCCCAGGCGCTGGAGCGGGCCCGCGACACCCAGGCCGACGTCGACGCCATGCACTCGGCTCTGGAGGGCGCCAACGAGGTCGCCCGCATCGCGCCCGTGCGCTGGCAGAAGCGCGGCCACCTCGCCGCCTACCTCGACGTCGCCACGCCGCTGGACCACATGACCCGCAACACGCGCGTGCTGGTGCGGCACGTCATCAGCCTGCTGCAGCGCGACGAGCCGGTGCCGCGGGTGCTGCCGCAGTCGCTGCGCGCGCTGGCCGGCGCCGTCCGGCTGCTGCGCATCGACCTCGAACGCGGCGACGAGCCGCGCGAGGCCCGCGTGTCGGCCGTCGAGTCCGCCCGCATGGCGACCGAGGCGCTGGACCACACCGGCGGCTTCGCCGGGCAGATCGTGATCGCCCAGGTCCGCTCCCTCGCCGTCGACGTCCTGCTCGCGACCGGCCTGGGCCGCGACGAGGTGCAGGAACTGCTGCCCGGCCTGCCGGAGGGCCCGGTCAGCTACGGCTAA